The window GGGCATCGGAAGGgcctctctcctgtgtgaatacgCTGATGCATGGCCAAATCAGCCGGCTGTCGGAAAGGTTTACCGCACTTATCGCATCGGTACGGCTTGACGCCCTGGTGAGCTCGCTGGTGCCGCCGGAAACTAGACGGGTCGGAGAACATGCGGCCGCACTGAGGGCACAGGTAAGGCTTCTCACCGGAGTGCGTGCGTTGGTGGCTCTGGTAAGACGACAGTTGGGTGAAGTCTTTGTTGCATATGGGGCACTTGTACGGTTTTTCGGCAGCGTGGATGCGTTGGTGACACGTGAGAGAAGACGCGCGGGAGAACGCCTTGCCACAATCTGAACACAGGaaaggcttctcccctgtgtggctTCGTTCATGGTTCTTCAGGTCTTTCAGCTCGCTATAGGACTTCTGGCACAGTTGGCATTGATAGGGCCGCAGCCCGGCGTGACTCCGCCTGTGCTTCCGAAAAACAGATGGATCTGCAAATCCTTTACCGCATTCAGGACATGAGAACGGGCGCTCACCAGTGTGCAGGCGCTCGTGAATTCGTAGCTTTGAGGGAGTGGCGTAGGCTTTTCCACACTGGCCACACTGGAAAGGGAGCTGCCCGCTGTGTGTGGCCATGTGTACCCGCAGGCATATGGGCTGCATGAAGGAACGGCCGCACTCCTTACATACGAACGGCTTCTCCCCCGTGTGGCTGCGCACATGGCTCTTCAGCAATGAGGCGGTTTTGTAGGACTTGTCACAGTGCACACAATGGTGGCGCTGCTCATTCTTTGGCGCCGTAGTCTTGGGTGTTGGCAGGTGGGGGTCATCCGCTAATAAGTGCGCCGAGCAGTGGCGCTTGGCACGGGGCTGGTTGGGGAAGGTTTTGCGGCAGGTCAAACAGCGAAAGCGACGGCCACACTGCACAAATCCAGGAGAGTCTCGATACTCTTGTTCGATGGCGACCTCGATCTCTCCGACAGGTTCCTCCTGCTCTGAAGACATCACGGGGAGGCCTGGGGGGAAAACAAACCATTAACTCCCAGCATGGACTGGACACAGAGAGGGTTGTACAGGTTTAGAGAgcgcgcgccccccccccccccccccaccagggtGGACCCGGCAGTAAACCGGGGCGCACAAACTTAAAGTGCGAGATGTAAGAGCACAAAGTGAGGCGGCACGAACCGCGCCGGGCAGCGATGTTTATAACCATTTCGGATAATCCGGCATCATCAGGACATCTAACCCGCAGGTTATGGGATATTCCAAACAATCAGAAGCCTTTCTGCACATCTATGTAATGTCCCACGCAGTAGAAGGACCAATGGAGGGGCGGCGTGCCGGACTATCAGGTGAATCCCAGGTGATGCCGCATGTGACTTATTATACCGGACTATCAGGTGAATCCCAGGTGATGCCGCATGTGACTTATTACACCGAACTATCAGGTAAATCCCAGGTGATGCCGCATGTGACTTATTATACCGGACTATCAGATGAATCCCAGGTGATGCCGCACGTGACTTATTATACCGGACTATCAGAATGACAAACCCTAAAGGTGCCGGACTAAAGGAATGctcctgtatattgtgtataaatgtacaatatatatatgcgGTGTATGTGACATAACATCAGATAATAcatagtatataatgttataATACACAGAGTATTATAGccccagtgtgtatatatatatatatctcatcagAGCCATACAaaacacacagacagtacaggacattatatatatatcacacagacagtacaggacattatatatatatcacacagacagtacaggacattatatatatcacacacacacacagtacaggacattatatatatatcacacagacagtacaggacattatatatatatcacacagacagtacaggacattatatatatatatatcacacagacagtacaggacattatatatatatcacacagacagtacaggacattatatatatatatataacacacagacagtacaggacattatatatatataacacacagacagtacaggacattatatatataacacacagacagtacaggacattatatatatatatatcacacagacagtacaggacattatatatatatcacacacagacagtacaggacattatatatatatcacacacagacagtacaggacattatatatatatcacacaggcagtacaggacattatatatatatcacacagacagtacaggacattatatatatatcacacacagacagtacaggacattatatatatatcacacagacagtacaggacattatatatatatatcacacagacagtacaggacattatatatatatcacacagacagtacaggacattatatatatatcacacagccagtacaggacattatatatatatatatatatatatatatatatatatatatatatatatatatatatatcacacagccagtacaggacattatatatatatatatatatatatatatatcacacagccagtacaggacattatatatatatatcacacagacagtacaggacattatatatatatatcacacagacagtacaggacattatatatatatatcacacagacagtacaggacattatatatatatatatatatatatatatatatcacacagccagtacaggacattatatatatatatatcacacagacagtacaggacattatatatatatatcacacagacagtacaggacattatatatatatcacacagacagtacaggacattatatatatatatatatcacacagacagtacaggacattatatatatatcacacagacagtacag of the Rhinoderma darwinii isolate aRhiDar2 unplaced genomic scaffold, aRhiDar2.hap1 Scaffold_2432, whole genome shotgun sequence genome contains:
- the ZNF668 gene encoding zinc finger protein 668, with product MSSEQEEPVGEIEVAIEQEYRDSPGFVQCGRRFRCLTCRKTFPNQPRAKRHCSAHLLADDPHLPTPKTTAPKNEQRHHCVHCDKSYKTASLLKSHVRSHTGEKPFVCKECGRSFMQPICLRVHMATHSGQLPFQCGQCGKAYATPSKLRIHERLHTGERPFSCPECGKGFADPSVFRKHRRSHAGLRPYQCQLCQKSYSELKDLKNHERSHTGEKPFLCSDCGKAFSRASSLTCHQRIHAAEKPYKCPICNKDFTQLSSYQSHQRTHSGEKPYLCPQCGRMFSDPSSFRRHQRAHQGVKPYRCDKCGKPFRQPADLAMHQRIHTGERPFRCPDCDKTFVASWDLKRHRLSHSAERPFQCTECGKGFAERSGLSKHQRSHSGERPYKCGECGKTFIVSSSLRKHERTHMKPEQECNKKKEESTTCDKCSITFQSVMDLRNHQRSHPELRPFRCDRCDKGFVDKAGLKKHQRIHSDVRPHMCQQCGKGFLVPSDLRKHQRTHAKEVKGKEEEDEEEITTLTLHPASVEPPPLFDPLVSFLEKVAEGNMEVIEPSPTSS